A single region of the Brassica rapa cultivar Chiifu-401-42 chromosome A03, CAAS_Brap_v3.01, whole genome shotgun sequence genome encodes:
- the LOC103857509 gene encoding dormancy-associated protein homolog 1 isoform X2: MRCRSLTKHITPFTTNKQKKKKNKMWDETVAGPKPEHGLGRLRNKINAQPIDIKGEGSSSKAMPAVAGSPGTPTTPGSARKENVWRSVFHPGSNIATRGMGTNLFDKPSHPNAPTVYDWLYSDDTRSQHR, translated from the exons ATGAGATGCAGAAGCCTCACTAAGCACATCACACCCTTCACTactaataaacaaaagaaaaagaaaaacaagatgTGGGATGAAACTGTAGCTGGACCTAAGCCGGAGCATGGCCTTGGCCGCCTCCGCAACAAGATCAACGCCCAACCCATTGACATCAAAG GAGAAGGGAGCAGCAGCAAGGCTATGCCTGCGGTGGCCGGGAGTCCTGGAACTCCAACGACGCCAGGATCTGCACGTAAAGAGAACGTGTGGAGGAGTGTGTTTCATCCAGGAAGTAACATCGCCACCAGAGGAATGGGTACTAACCTCTTCGACAAGCCCTCTCACCCAAACGCTCCCACCGTCTACGACTG GTTGTACAGCGACGATACTAGGAGCCAGCACCGTTGA
- the LOC103857509 gene encoding dormancy-associated protein homolog 1 isoform X1 → MRCRSLTKHITPFTTNKQKKKKNKMWDETVAGPKPEHGLGRLRNKINAQPIDIKGVGEGSSSKAMPAVAGSPGTPTTPGSARKENVWRSVFHPGSNIATRGMGTNLFDKPSHPNAPTVYDWLYSDDTRSQHR, encoded by the exons ATGAGATGCAGAAGCCTCACTAAGCACATCACACCCTTCACTactaataaacaaaagaaaaagaaaaacaagatgTGGGATGAAACTGTAGCTGGACCTAAGCCGGAGCATGGCCTTGGCCGCCTCCGCAACAAGATCAACGCCCAACCCATTGACATCAAAG GTGTAGGAGAAGGGAGCAGCAGCAAGGCTATGCCTGCGGTGGCCGGGAGTCCTGGAACTCCAACGACGCCAGGATCTGCACGTAAAGAGAACGTGTGGAGGAGTGTGTTTCATCCAGGAAGTAACATCGCCACCAGAGGAATGGGTACTAACCTCTTCGACAAGCCCTCTCACCCAAACGCTCCCACCGTCTACGACTG GTTGTACAGCGACGATACTAGGAGCCAGCACCGTTGA
- the LOC117125711 gene encoding protein FRIGIDA-ESSENTIAL 1-like — protein MEMERGSLPKGGAVFTEDRPVFVNSTSSFPLKSSFVQEHGASITSYGQTDMGSSAPAWTGSLFSSTPMNQYASKLGNCENMNDKNGSGSLPMVQAISVSSVQDAEGDRTSNNKKVYSHDWEPSEPFRASFTIPPYILPSSDALYDPFTDIENPQDRSLTAPLSSKGRYAQKKSSQQKDDESASDNKNSSCSNNQYQESMATKNLEAHGVVEGVATSVVDQNDETTPSKEVSAENRSVLKRSKPAGHGSWRRSDGSSHQKVLKSDERDGEARSDAGTKAMRQFRTAVVETIKEMVKPLWREGRLTKEVHNMVVKRASEKIVSAAVQSHQVPTDSAFVDQYLSMSATKIVKLVEGYVEKYGKPKP, from the exons ATGGAAATGGAAAGAGGGAGTCTACCAAAGGGTGGTGCTGTTTTCACTGAGGACAGGCCTGTGTTTGTTAATAGCACTAGTTCCTTCCCATTGAAAAGCAGCTTTGTTCAAGAACATGGAGCTTCTATCACTTCCTATGGACAAACAGACATGGGATCTTCTGCACCTGCCTGGACAGGGTCATTGTTCAGTTCTACTCCTATGAATCAGTATGCTTCTAAATTGGGGAACTGTGAAAACATGAATGATAAAAATGGATCTGGATCACTACCGATGGTGCAAGCTATATCTGTTTCATCCGTTCAAGATGCAGAAGGCGACAGGACTAGCAACAACAAGAAAGTTTATTCACATGATTGGGAACCTTCTGAACCTTTTCGAGCATCTTTCACAATTCCACCTTATATACTTCCCTCCTCTGATGCCCTCTACGATCCTTTCACGGATATAGAGAATCCACAAGACAGATCTCTTACTGCTCCATTGTCAAGTAAAGGGAGATATGCACAGAAAAAGTCCAGCCAGCAGAAAGATGATGAATCTGCTAGTGATAATAAAAACAGTTCATGTAGCAATAATCAGTATCAAGAATCTATGGCGACGAAGAATTTGGAAGCACATGGAGTGGTGGAGGGGGTGGCTACTTCGGTTGTTGATCAAAATGATGAAACAACACCAAGCAAAGAAGTTTCTGCAGAGAATAGATCTGTTTTAAAAAGAAGCAAACCTGCGGGGCACGGATCTTGGCGTAGAAGTGACGGCTCTTCGCATCAAAAGGTGTTGAAATCAGATGAGAGAGATGGTGAAGCGAGGTCAGACGCAGGGACCAAAGCAATGAGACAGTTCCGGACCGCAGTTGTGGAAACCATCAAAGAAATGGTGAAACCGTTGTGGCGCGAAGGCCGTCTTACCAAAGAAGTGCATAACATGGTAGTTAAAAGAGCTTCTGAAAAGATAGTCAGTGCTGCTGTCCAGTCCCATCAGGTGCCGACTGACTCAGCATTCGTTGATCAGTATCTTAGTATGTCTGCAAcgaagattgtgaagcttgttgAG GGTTATGTCGAAAAGTATGGTAAACCTAAACCATAA
- the LOC103857510 gene encoding protein FRIGIDA-ESSENTIAL 1-like, translating to MSDSDMDIDDDDVQVHVQRTIAGDSGLLLAKPSDSQSRNDVKKHLDENSGKNNTMLGEAKDMLLSRFPAPAPSFPLVNGPEQKRASLPCKFFGQGWCDNGISCRFLHVKENMNGTSQQQWGNHMAGTSGIQSVEGTGLFIASR from the exons ATGTCTGATTCCGATATGGACATTGACGATGATGACGTCCAAGTACATGTACAGCGTACAATTGCGGGAGACTCTGGATTGCTGCTCGCTAAACCTTCCGATTCCCAATCCCGGAACG ATGTGAAGAAGCATTTAGATGAGAACAGTGGGAAGAATAATACTATGCTGGGAGAAGCAAAAGACATGCTTTTGTCAAG GTTTCCTGCTCCGGCGCCAAGCTTTCCTTTGGTGAATGGACCAGAACAGAAACGTGCATCACTTCCCTGCAAGTTTTTTGGTCAAGGGTGGTGTGATAATGGGATCTCCTGCAGGTTTCTTCATGTGAAGGAGAACATGAATGGCACTAGCCAGCAACAGTGGGGGAATCATATGGCTGGAACCAGTGGTATCCAGTCTGTTGAAGGTACTGGATTGTTTATTGCTTCTAGGTGA
- the LOC103857512 gene encoding acid phosphatase 1: MACSRNSLVSFFILGLFTVLISPAISSRVLSSTKRPVNGESRSSVASYCESWRLAVETNNAGTWKVVPSKCVSSLETYYNGGQFDKDYNVVARYALAFAKTVKIGGDGKDAWVFDVDETLLSNLEYYKANGYGSEPYNSKKFHEWVVQGTAPGFDASLKLYTGLKNIGFTIILLTGRDEAERRITEKNLHDAGYFGWEHLLLRGHEDQGKAAVKYKSEQRSRMVKKGYILHGNTGDQWSDLQGFAVADRSFKVPNPIYYIA; encoded by the exons ATGGCGTGTTCTCGTAACAGCTTGGTTTCGTTCTTTATCCTCGGTTTATTCACCGTCTTAATCAGTCCGGCCATCTCTTCTCGCGTCTTGTCCTCCACTAAGCGTCCGGTCAATGGTGAGTCTCGCTCTTCCGTTGCTTCCTACTGCGAGAGCTGGAGGTTGGCCGTCGAGACCAACAATGCGGGAACATGGAAGGTGGTTCCATCCAAATGTGTTAGCTCCCTTGAAACCTATTACAACGGAGGCCAGTTCGACAAGGACTACAATGTAGTCGCTCGTTACGCGCTCGCCTTCGCTAAAACGGTTAAGATTGGTGGAGACGGTAAGGACGCATGGGTCTTCGACGTTGATGAGACGCTTCTCTCGAATCTCGAGTACTATAAGGCTAATGGTTATGG GTCTGAGCCGTACAACTCAAAGAAGTTCCATGAGTGGGTGGTACAAGGTACAGCTCCAGGTTTTGATGCGAGCTTGAAACTGTACACAGGTCTCAAGAACATTGGTTTCACTATCATTCTGCTAACCGGCCGAGACGAAGCCGAGAGGAGAATTACCGAGAAAAATCTCCATGACGCCGGTTATTTCGGTTGGGAACATCTCCTCCTGAG GGGTCACGAAGATCAAGGTAAAGCAGCTGTAAAGTACAAATCAGAGCAGCGATCAAGAATGGTTAAGAAAGGCTACATACTCCATGGAAATACTGGTGATCAATGGAGCGACCTGCAAGGCTTTGCTGTAGCTGATCGTTCTTTCAAAGTCCCAAATCCAATATACTATATTGCTTGA
- the LOC103857513 gene encoding ras-related protein RABA1h, protein MGAYKSEDDYDYLFKVVLTGDSGVGKSNLLSRFTKNDFSHDSRSTIGVEFATRSIQVDDKIVKAQIWDTAGQERYRAITSAYYRGAVGALLVYDVTRHVTFENVERWLKELRNHTDANIVIMLVGNKSDLRHLRAIPTEEVKAFAERENTFFMETSALEALNVESAFTEVLTQIYRVVSKNALEGGADPTTALPKGQVINVGSRDDVSAVKKAGCCST, encoded by the exons ATGGgagcatacaaatctgaggacGATTATGATTACCTGTTCAAAGTTGTGTTAACAGGAGATTCCGGTGTCGGAAAATCAAATCTGCTCTCCCGATTCACCAAAAACGACTTCAGCCACGATTCGCGCTCGACCATTGGCGTCGAATTCGCCACACGGAGCATTCAAGTCGACGACAAGATTGTCAAAGCTCAAATATGGGATACTGCGGGCCAAGAAAG GTATCGAGCCATCACGAGCGCTTATTACCGAGGAGCCGTTGGTGCGTTATTGGTCTACGACGTAACACGGCACGTGACATTCGAGAACGTTGAGAGATGGCTAAAGGAGTTAAGGAACCACACAGACGCAAACATTGTGATTATGCTAGTAGGTAACAAATCTGATCTGCGTCACCTTCGAGCCATCCCGACTGAAGAAGTGAAAGCTTTTGCAGAGAGAGAGAACACTTTCTTCATGGAGACTTCGGCACTCGAAGCATTAAACGTCGAAAGCGCTTTCACAGAGGTTCTCACTCAGATTTACAGAGTCGTTAGCAAGAATGCTCTTGAAGGTGGAGCTGATCCAACCACTGCTTTGCCTAAAGGACAGGTGATTAATGTTGGAAGCAGAGATGATGTTTCAGCGGTCAAGAAAGCGGGTTGCTGCTCGACATAA
- the LOC103857514 gene encoding WUSCHEL-related homeobox 9 isoform X2, which translates to MASSNRHWPSMFKSKPHHHQWQHDINSPPLPSSASHRSSPFSGCEVERSPEPKPRWNPKPEQIRVLEAIFNSGMVNPPREEIRRIRAQLQEYGQVGDANVFYWFQNRKSRSKYKLRLLHKHSLSQPQPQPQPQPSSSSSSSSKSTKPHKNKDKNNTNLSLGGGQMMGMFPSEDAFLFPVSTVGAFGGITASSQLGFLSGDMIEQHKPAHPTVEQCTGYLLSEIMNGNASYGTHHQQHLSDKEDEEMSMKMLQQPQPYAATSHQITSYNNNNNIILHVPPITPTTSTTTTTSTTTSDPLDIVLSTSDQLQVQVCTRIRVFINEMEFEVSPGPFNVRDAFGEEVVLINSAGQPIVTDEYGVALQPLQHGASYYLI; encoded by the exons ATGGCTTCCTCGAATAGACACTGGCCAAGCATGTTCAAATCCAAACCTCATCACCATCAATGGCAACACGACATCAACTCTCCTCCCTTGCCTTCTTCTGCTTCCCACCGATCTTCTCCCTTCTCAG GGTGTGAGGTGGAGAGGAGTCCAGAGCCAAAACCAAGATGGAATCCGAAGCCAGAGCAGATTCGTGTACTTGAAGCAATCTTCAACTCAGGGATGGTGAATCCACCAAGAGAGGAGATTCGAAGGATTAGGGCTCAGCTTCAAGAATACGGCCAAGTTGGTGACGCCAACGTCTTCTATTGGTTCCAAAACCGCAAGTCTCGTAGCAAATACAAACTACGCCTCCTCCATAAACACTCCCTCTCTCAACCCCAACCCCAACCTCAACCGCAGCCTTCATCTtcctcatcatcttcctccAAGTCTACCAAACCCCACAAAAACAAGGACAAGAACAACACTAATCTCTCTTTGGGTGGTGGTCAAATGATGGGGATGTTTCCATCGGAAGATGCGTTTCTTTTCCCGGTTTCCACCGTCGGAGCGTTTGGAGGTATCACCGCCTCATCCCAATTAGGATTTCTCTCCGGTGATATGATTGAGCAACATAAACCGGCTCATCCAACGGTGGAACAATGTACCGGATATCTCTTGAGCGAGATCATGAACGGTAATGCTAGTTATGGAACTCATCATCAACAGCACTTGAGTgataaagaagatgaagaaatgaGTATGAAGATGTTGCAGCAGCCACAACCTTACGCTGCTACAAGTCATCAAATCACTtcttacaacaacaacaacaacatcattCTTCATGTTCCTCCAATTACTCCAACTACTtcaactactactactactagtaCTACAACCTCAGATCCTCTTGATATTGTATTATCAACTTCGGACCAGCTTCAAGTTCAAG TGTGCACGAGAATAAGGGTGTTTATCAACGAAATGGAGTTTGAAGTGAGCCCCGGACCGTTCAATGTGAGAGATGCATTCGGAGAAGAGGTTGTTCTCATCAATTCTGCGGGTCAGCCCATTGTCACTGATGAATATGGCGTCGCACTTCAGCCTCTTCAACATGGAGCCTCCTACTATCTG ATCTAG
- the LOC103857514 gene encoding WUSCHEL-related homeobox 9 isoform X1: MASSNRHWPSMFKSKPHHHQWQHDINSPPLPSSASHRSSPFSGCEVERSPEPKPRWNPKPEQIRVLEAIFNSGMVNPPREEIRRIRAQLQEYGQVGDANVFYWFQNRKSRSKYKLRLLHKHSLSQPQPQPQPQPSSSSSSSSKSTKPHKNKDKNNTNLSLGGGQMMGMFPSEDAFLFPVSTVGAFGGITASSQLGFLSGDMIEQHKPAHPTVEQCTGYLLSEIMNGNASYGTHHQQHLSDKEDEEMSMKMLQQPQPYAATSHQITSYNNNNNIILHVPPITPTTSTTTTTSTTTSDPLDIVLSTSDQLQVQVCTRIRVFINEMEFEVSPGPFNVRDAFGEEVVLINSAGQPIVTDEYGVALQPLQHGASYYLVLFPLLVSLIQMSNFCEQK, from the exons ATGGCTTCCTCGAATAGACACTGGCCAAGCATGTTCAAATCCAAACCTCATCACCATCAATGGCAACACGACATCAACTCTCCTCCCTTGCCTTCTTCTGCTTCCCACCGATCTTCTCCCTTCTCAG GGTGTGAGGTGGAGAGGAGTCCAGAGCCAAAACCAAGATGGAATCCGAAGCCAGAGCAGATTCGTGTACTTGAAGCAATCTTCAACTCAGGGATGGTGAATCCACCAAGAGAGGAGATTCGAAGGATTAGGGCTCAGCTTCAAGAATACGGCCAAGTTGGTGACGCCAACGTCTTCTATTGGTTCCAAAACCGCAAGTCTCGTAGCAAATACAAACTACGCCTCCTCCATAAACACTCCCTCTCTCAACCCCAACCCCAACCTCAACCGCAGCCTTCATCTtcctcatcatcttcctccAAGTCTACCAAACCCCACAAAAACAAGGACAAGAACAACACTAATCTCTCTTTGGGTGGTGGTCAAATGATGGGGATGTTTCCATCGGAAGATGCGTTTCTTTTCCCGGTTTCCACCGTCGGAGCGTTTGGAGGTATCACCGCCTCATCCCAATTAGGATTTCTCTCCGGTGATATGATTGAGCAACATAAACCGGCTCATCCAACGGTGGAACAATGTACCGGATATCTCTTGAGCGAGATCATGAACGGTAATGCTAGTTATGGAACTCATCATCAACAGCACTTGAGTgataaagaagatgaagaaatgaGTATGAAGATGTTGCAGCAGCCACAACCTTACGCTGCTACAAGTCATCAAATCACTtcttacaacaacaacaacaacatcattCTTCATGTTCCTCCAATTACTCCAACTACTtcaactactactactactagtaCTACAACCTCAGATCCTCTTGATATTGTATTATCAACTTCGGACCAGCTTCAAGTTCAAG TGTGCACGAGAATAAGGGTGTTTATCAACGAAATGGAGTTTGAAGTGAGCCCCGGACCGTTCAATGTGAGAGATGCATTCGGAGAAGAGGTTGTTCTCATCAATTCTGCGGGTCAGCCCATTGTCACTGATGAATATGGCGTCGCACTTCAGCCTCTTCAACATGGAGCCTCCTACTATCTGGTTTTGTTTCCTCTCTTAGTTTCTCTAATTCAGATGAGTAATTTTTGTGAACAAAAGTGA